The Watersipora subatra chromosome 1, tzWatSuba1.1, whole genome shotgun sequence genome has a window encoding:
- the LOC137407462 gene encoding uncharacterized protein has translation MAFGKSKPQEWRSKNFKIAFVCTAIALIIYLIAFASPYWLQTYHSVPFDFKNMGLWEICLNNYFFRDDAYITEFDGCYWSFAVDLEVRRGIFNPGFFVMCQIFSVVALLAMVGTTMLMSGVFTRCTGEENWTYWVLSITMSGLMSITSILLFVIIVTIGAKSRDRLWMVRADLVWLSWGYAAACLANIFAIVAAVYFGKEAKQFWGSKALLKQPFGFPLFRQGDAAVEPPAESGSVFGY, from the exons ATGGCGTTTGGCAAAAGCAAGCCACAGGAATGGAGgagtaaaaattttaaaattgcattTGTTTGTACTGCTATAGCGTTGATCATATACCTCATTGCGTTTGCTAGTCCTTATTGGTTACAAACGTATCATTCGGTGCCTTTTGATTTCAAAAATATGGGATTATGGGAGATTTGTTTGAACAACTATTTCTTCAGAGATGATGCTTATATCACTGAGTTCGACGGTTGTTATTGGAGCTTCGCGGTAGATCTTGAAGTTCGGAGAGGTATATTTAATCCAG GATTCTTTGTGATGTGTCAAATATTTAGTGTCGTAGCCCTGCTAGCGATGGTGGGCACTACAATGCTCATGTCAGGGGTGTTTACACGTTGCACAGGAGAAGAGAATTGGACCTACTGGGTTCTGAGTATAACAATGAGTGGATTGATGTCCATCACCA GTATCCTGTTGTTTGTCATCATTGTAACCATCGGTGCCAAGTCAAGGGACAGACTTTGGATGGTTCGCGCTGACCTGGTTTGGCTCTCATGGGGATATGCCGCAGCGTGTCTTGCTAATATTTTTGCCATTGTTGCTGCTGTTTACTTTGGTAAAGAGGCAAAGCAATTTTGGGGTTCTAAGGCGCTGTTGAAACAGCCATTTGGTTTTCCTTTATTCCGACAAGGAGATGCAGCTGTTGAACCCCCAGCAGAATCAGGCTCTGTGTTTGGCTATTAA
- the LOC137396968 gene encoding RNA demethylase ALKBH5-like, whose amino-acid sequence MDTLCSDTLTTTSDFKRAISRCKADASKDFNVPVIVISDSDKSSVESEEEDVCSIVMRFNRFTKPIINTRRTQNGNDKEILLVSDTSSVSRKVVNVDRGINFTPSASKSPRIPTRLQKRKLVSNLKSDKLNGCAEHANSAIDFSACGTSGLTQHRRSKIFRTEQDNGKQITKKPTSHHYETYDSFDECEGEEVDLVKSGIKQYRFFSNNDCSILEQMIDDQIVDKIDTFKPCTVDRAPLRNKYFFGEGYTYGSQMKRKGPGMEELYPKGFVDDIPEWIKKFVIQPLEKADILPKDWVNSCVINDYLSGGCIISHIDPKQLFDRPIFTISLMSDAALSFGVKFSFKPIRCSEPVYRVPLKRGCITSISGYAADNITHCVRPQDTKHRRAVIILRRVFDDAPRLPPDHQLPWKQEPDRHRRSAPVHGYYHFSQRYRQQDDDIIKHDSRYEKRSRRSAPAEDSYSSKRSRRNDPGISQRGDTKKHHRRSIRQ is encoded by the exons ATGGACACTCTTTGTTCTGATACTTTAACGACAACAAGTGATTTTAAAAGGGCTATCAGTCGATGTAAAGCTGATGCTTCTAAGGACTTCAATGTCCCAGTCATTGTTATATCTGATTCTGATAAAAGCTCTGTCGAAAGTGAAGAGGAAGATGTTTGCAGTATAGTAATGAGATTCAACAGGTTTACGAAACCAATTATAAACACGAGGCGTACGCAAAACGGTAATGACAAAGAAATATTACTTGTTTCTGATACATCGTCCGTTTCTAGAAAAGTAGTAAATGTTGATCGTGGTATTAACTTTACCCCAAGTGCTTCAAAGTCGCCTAGAATTCCTACTCGATTGCAGAAACGCAAGTTGGTTTCTAATTTAAAGTCGGACAAGCTGAATGGATGTGCTGAACATGCCAATTCTGCTATTGATTTTTCTGCTTGTGGTACTAGCGGACTAACTCAACATCGCCGAAGTAAAATTTTTAGAACAGAACAAGACAATGGGAAACAAATAACGAAAAAGCCTACCAGTCACCACTATGAAACGTATGACAGCTTTGATGAATGTGAAGGAGAGGAGGTTGACCTGGTGAAATCTGGAATCAAGCAATACAGATTTTTTAGTAACAACGATTGCTCTATTCTTGAACAGATGATTGATGATCAAATTGTTGACAAGATTGATACTTTTAAACCCTGTACTGTTGACCGTGCACCATTACGTAACAAGTATTTTTTTGGAGAAGGTTACACCTATGGAAGTCAAATGAAGCGGAAAGGGCCTGGAATGGAAGAACTGTATCCAAAAGGGTTTGTTGATGATATTCCTGAGTGGATTAAGAAATTTGTTATACAGCCCTTGGAAAAAGCCGATATTTTACCAAAAGATTGGGTGAACAGTTGTGTTATCAATGATTACTTATCAGGAGGTTGTATAATCTCTCATATAGATCCCAAACAATTATTTGATCGCCCAATATTCACCATATCACTAATGAGTGATGCTGCCTTGTCGTTTGGTGTTAAGTTTTCGTTTAAGCCTATCAGGTGCAGTGAGCCAGTCTACAGAGTGCCATTGAAGAGAGGTTGCATTACCTCTATCAG TGGGTACGCAGCTGACAATATCACCCACTGTGTCAGGCCTCAAGATACAAAACACAGGCGAGCGGTCATCATTCTCAGGCG AGTATTTGATGATGCACCACGACTCCCTCCTGACCACCAGCTGCCTTGGAAACAAGAGCCTGATCGGCATAGGCGGAGTGCACCAGTTCATGGCTACTATCACTTTTCGCAAAGATATCGGCAGCAAG ATGATGACATCATCAAGCATGATTCACGCTATGAAAAGCGATCAAGACGTAGCGCTCCAGCCGAAGACTCCTACTCCAGTAAAAGGTCAAGACGCAATGATCCTGGAATATCACAGCGAGGAGACACAAAAAAGCATCATCGTAGATCCATCCGTCAGTAA
- the LOC137385525 gene encoding ubiquitin carboxyl-terminal hydrolase 36-like isoform X1 produces the protein MPALAADWCCGDGTNKANTLTESKMTKNHNYKSDRSATEMSQQNENGIRYLNGNIPHQNGLDDDIPTPKVSLFDPSKLRLHWTQRIPVGAGLSNLGNTCFLNSVLQCLVYTPPLAHHLSVGEHKQICKVKDFCMLCILQDHLSRSLCGGKAFKPLRVLQNLRNIAKNLTWGQQEDAHEFLRYVVDSMQKSCLFGTNGLDTYSKETTLVYQVFSGYLRSQVKCLRCMHASNTYDPFLDISVDIKDVHSLEQALVKFVTPEKLDVENAYKCERCKVRVPAHKRFTVHRNPNVLTIHMKRFDMSRALGSKISRHIRFPLEINIRPYMSSAQGGPLYYVLYGVLVHSGFSCNSGHYYSYVKAPNGQWHCMNDSMVTVSSLTTVLDSEAYILFYVRSTKAAAKVTKPHTITRPVTQNGSGDHQTVRIIGPQRPKVDGTFAATKHPNGVSDSTAAVYDSPTASSDKVNGVKEKQTTSIASLKGKNITKVGVPSLVPAYMEPGDSDEDCSPTLQICEDSAEVATAESKESSGSMSNVQEADSRVVSHRFKPRSVLKTAPGLFGSTEKMPKLKDPAASHRLRQTVSPAPDGGENVCDKLLDSSEVFVGDADVGEVPDQHPRSNIKKNTDSATSTSLSHFKSSPDVCDSNKISTLQNGNLSQLSDNKPSHSRSTTSTSKNSLSTNNCSSERISNKSQCFQSPQQDLKTDNSKCYTVYDSPHSPRANERRRLLHKDRYSTSTSPKRRKHRSRSPHKSKRSHSPHRYRQSSNNYRRSSDRDKQRLSDGDKQRSSNRDKQRSSNRDKQRSSNRDKQRSSDKYHRSSDRYHRSSDRYRQSSNSYRRSSDRSRRSSDRSRRSSDRSRRSADRSRRSSDRHRRSSYGYRRSSDIYRQSSVSDRPSSESDRRSLEREKPSSHKYHRSSRNSGQPQEKYNESMERHGRSPIKYKERQSRSPLNFSHSRRSRHTEKRSYSRSRSRHKTYPSRKTYTSHHHLSSLRNGHSFSSPCDKQSYRSGCSRSTHRHSLSISPSFDRSSKCSTQSPLQNEGSHLEPTISPTAQKSHLFTKAETLKLEQRCIEGEERQHFSNGEHSYSSLKFESLTKQKKSKAAVHDCDMGSNTALHNKLRQPSFGDANQATCSSKVFDGPTAAVTMRQMMTCSDASLSNHYLVHLLFLQINIPIFIESTIFIQRSV, from the exons ATGCCTGCTCTGGCAGCTGATTGGTGCTGTGGAGATGGAACTAATAAGGCCAATACTCTCACTGAATCAAAAATGACAAAGAACCATAATTATAAATCAGATCGCTCTGCAACGGAAATGTCGCAGCAAA ATGAGAATGGGATCCGATACCTCAATGGGAACATTCCACATCAAAATGGCCTCGATGATGACATACCTACGCCAAAGGTATCCTTGTTCGACCCAAGCAAGCTGCGTCTACACTGGACGCAACGCATACCTGTAGGTGCTGGTCTTTCTAACCTCGGCAACACCTGTTTCTTGAACAGTGTTCTCCAGTGCCTAGTTTACACTCCACCTCTGGCCCACCACCTTTCCGTGGGCGAGCACAAGCAAATCT GCAAAGTGAAAGACTTTTGCATGCTCTGCATCCTGCAGGATCATCTATCACGCAGTCTGTGCGGCGGAAAAGCATTCAAACCTCTTCGGGTTTTACAGAATCTTCGCA ATATAGCCAAGAATCTGACTTGGGGCCAGCAAGAGGATGCTCATGAGTTCCTTCGCTATGTTGTTGACTCAATGCAGAAATCCTGTCTGTTTGGCACCAATGG GCTGGACACGTACAGTAAGGAAACTACCCTCGTATACCAGGTCTTTAGTGGTTACTTACGCAGCCAAGTTAAGTGTCTCCGGTGTATGCACGCCTCAAATACGTACGACCCCTTTCTCGACATCAGCGTTGACATAAAG GATGTCCATAGTTTGGAACAAGCACTTGTGAAGTTTGTCACGCCAGAAAAACTTGATGTGGAGAATGCATATAAATGTGAGAG ATGCAAGGTCAGGGTGCCAGCACACAAGCGATTCACCGTGCACAGAAATCCAAATGTTCTCACTATACACATGAAAAGATTTGACATGAGTCGTGCTCTCGGTTCCAAGATTTCTCGGCACATTCGCTTTCCTCTTGAGATAAACATTCGCCCATACATGAGTTCTGCTCAG GGAGGGCCCCTCTACTAtgtgctctatggagtgctaGTTCACTCAGGCTTTAGCTGCAACTCCGGCCACTACTACTCATATGTGAAGGCTCCCAATGGACAGTGGCACTGTATGAATGACTCGATG GTAACTGTGTCTTCTCTTACCACTGTGCTGGATTCAGAGGCTTATATACTCTTCTATGTACGATCTACCAAGGCTGCAGCAAAAGTGACAAAACCTCACACAATCACTCGTCCAG TTACACAGAATGGTTCAGGAGACCACCAAACAGTAAGAATTATTGGACCACAGCGCCCTAAAGTCGATGGCACATTTGCAGCAACTAAACATCCGAATGGAGTGAGCGACTCGACTGCTGCTGTTTATGACAGCCCTACAGCTTCATCCGACAAGGTCAACGGAGTGAAAGAAAAGCAGACAACTTCCATTGCTAGTTTGAAAGGCAAGAATATAACAAAAGTGGGTGTGCCAAGCCTTGTGCCTGCATACATGGAGCCCGGAGACTCGGATGAGGATTGTAGTCCAACCCTTCAG ATTTGTGAGGATAGTGCAGAGGTAGCGACAGCGGAGTCTAAAGAAAGTTCTGGATCAATGAGTAATGTTCAAGAAGCTGATAGTAGGGTTGTTTCACACAGATTTAAACCCCGCTCTGTGCTTAAAACTGCGCCTGGTTTGTTTGGCAGTACTGAAAAG ATGCCCAAGCTCAAAGATCCTGCTGCCAGTCACAGACTCAGACAGACAGTTTCGCCAGCGCCAGATGGAGGTGAAAATGTATGCGACAAATTATTAGACTCATCGGAAGTGTTTGTGGGTGATGCAGATGTTGGTGAGGTACCTGATCAGCATCCAcgctcaaacataaaaaagaaTACTGACTCTGCTACTTCTACCTCACTTTCCCATTTCAAATCGAGTCCAGATGTTTGTGATTCAAACAAAATATCAACATTGCAAAATGGAAATCTCAGCCAGTTGTCAGATAATAAACCTAGTCATAGCAGGAGTACTACGAGCACGTCAAAGAATAGTTTATCAACTAATAATTGTTCCTCGGAGAGAATTAGCAATAAGTCACAATGTTTTCAGTCACCTCAACAAGACTTGAAAACTGACAATTCGAAATGTTACACTGTATATGACTCACCTCATTCACCAAGGGCAAATGAGAGGCGCAGACTCTTACATAAAGATAGATATTCTACGTCAACATCCCCTAAACGACGCAAACACAGATCAAGGTCACCGCACAAATCTAAAAGATCTCATTCACCACATCGATATAGACAGTCTTCAAATAACTATAGACGGTCATCAGATAGAGATAAACAAAGGTTATCAGATGGAGATAAACAAAGGTCATCAAATCGAGATAAACAAAGGTCATCAAATCGAGATAAACAAAGGTCATCAAATCGAGATAAACAAAGGTCATCGGATAAATACCACAGGTCATCGGATAGATACCACAGGTCGTCGGATAGATACCGACAGTCATCGAATAGCTATCGACGATCATCAGATAGATCTCGACGATCATCAGATAGATCTCGACGGTCGTCAGATAGATCTCGACGGTCGGCAGATAGATCTCGAAGGTCGTCAGATAGACACCGGCGATCATCATATGGATATCGAAGGTCATCAGATATATACAGACAGTCATCAGTAAGTGACAGACCGTCATCAGAAAGTGACAGACGGTCACTGGAAAGGGAAAAACCATCGAGCCACAAATATCATCGATCATCAAGAAATTCTGGGCAGCCACAAGAAAAGTATAACGAATCAATGGAAAGACATGGGCGATCACCAATAAAGTATAAAGAAAGACAGTCAAGATCTCCCTTAAACTTCAGCCATTCACGAAGGTCAAGACATACTGAGAAACGATCATATTCTCGCTCTAGATCCCGTCACAAGACATATCCTTCAAGAAAGACTTATACTTCTCACCATCATTTGTCATCACTCAGAAATGGCCACTCGTTTTCAAGTCCATGCGACAAACAAAGCTACAGGAGTGGATGCTCCAGGTCAACGCACCGACACTCTTTGTCTATATCACCCTCATTTGACCGGTCTTCTAAGTGCTCCACCCAGTCACCATTGCAAAATGAAGGATCTCATCTTGAACCTACAATCTCTCCAACTGCTCAAAAGTCACATTTGTTTACCAAGGCAGAAACTTTAAAACTAGAGCAGAGGTGCATAGAAGGTGAAGAAAGGCAGCATTTTAGTAATGGTGAGCATTCGTACTCGTCTTTGAAATTTGAGTCGTTAACCAAGCAAAAGAAATCTAAGGCAGCTGTGCATGACTGTGACATGGGAAGCAACACTGCGCTTCATAACAAACTGAGGCAGCCTTCGTTTGGGGATGCTAACCAAGCTACTTGCAGTTCAAAAG TGTTCGATGGACCTACAGCAGCCGTAACTATGAGACAGATGATGACTTGTAGCGATGCTTCACTCTCAAACCATTACTTAGTGCACTTATTGTTCTTACAGATAAATATTCCTATATTTATTGAATCGACTATTTTTATACAAAGGAGTGTTTGA
- the LOC137385525 gene encoding ubiquitin carboxyl-terminal hydrolase 36-like isoform X2 codes for MPALAADWCCGDGTNKANTLTESKMTKNHNYKSDRSATEMSQQNENGIRYLNGNIPHQNGLDDDIPTPKVSLFDPSKLRLHWTQRIPVGAGLSNLGNTCFLNSVLQCLVYTPPLAHHLSVGEHKQICKVKDFCMLCILQDHLSRSLCGGKAFKPLRVLQNLRNIAKNLTWGQQEDAHEFLRYVVDSMQKSCLFGTNGLDTYSKETTLVYQVFSGYLRSQVKCLRCMHASNTYDPFLDISVDIKDVHSLEQALVKFVTPEKLDVENAYKCERCKVRVPAHKRFTVHRNPNVLTIHMKRFDMSRALGSKISRHIRFPLEINIRPYMSSAQGGPLYYVLYGVLVHSGFSCNSGHYYSYVKAPNGQWHCMNDSMVTVSSLTTVLDSEAYILFYVRSTKAAAKVTKPHTITRPVTQNGSGDHQTVRIIGPQRPKVDGTFAATKHPNGVSDSTAAVYDSPTASSDKVNGVKEKQTTSIASLKGKNITKVGVPSLVPAYMEPGDSDEDCSPTLQICEDSAEVATAESKESSGSMSNVQEADSRVVSHRFKPRSVLKTAPGLFGSTEKMPKLKDPAASHRLRQTVSPAPDGGENVCDKLLDSSEVFVGDADVGEVPDQHPRSNIKKNTDSATSTSLSHFKSSPDVCDSNKISTLQNGNLSQLSDNKPSHSRSTTSTSKNSLSTNNCSSERISNKSQCFQSPQQDLKTDNSKCYTVYDSPHSPRANERRRLLHKDRYSTSTSPKRRKHRSRSPHKSKRSHSPHRYRQSSNNYRRSSDRDKQRLSDGDKQRSSNRDKQRSSNRDKQRSSNRDKQRSSDKYHRSSDRYHRSSDRYRQSSNSYRRSSDRSRRSSDRSRRSSDRSRRSADRSRRSSDRHRRSSYGYRRSSDIYRQSSVSDRPSSESDRRSLEREKPSSHKYHRSSRNSGQPQEKYNESMERHGRSPIKYKERQSRSPLNFSHSRRSRHTEKRSYSRSRSRHKTYPSRKTYTSHHHLSSLRNGHSFSSPCDKQSYRSGCSRSTHRHSLSISPSFDRSSKCSTQSPLQNEGSHLEPTISPTAQKSHLFTKAETLKLEQRCIEGEERQHFSNGEHSYSSLKFESLTKQKKSKAAVHDCDMGSNTALHNKLRQPSFGDANQATCSSKALTSSSEMNQQLTNREKSFEKTDSNLTNGLTCSMDLQQP; via the exons ATGCCTGCTCTGGCAGCTGATTGGTGCTGTGGAGATGGAACTAATAAGGCCAATACTCTCACTGAATCAAAAATGACAAAGAACCATAATTATAAATCAGATCGCTCTGCAACGGAAATGTCGCAGCAAA ATGAGAATGGGATCCGATACCTCAATGGGAACATTCCACATCAAAATGGCCTCGATGATGACATACCTACGCCAAAGGTATCCTTGTTCGACCCAAGCAAGCTGCGTCTACACTGGACGCAACGCATACCTGTAGGTGCTGGTCTTTCTAACCTCGGCAACACCTGTTTCTTGAACAGTGTTCTCCAGTGCCTAGTTTACACTCCACCTCTGGCCCACCACCTTTCCGTGGGCGAGCACAAGCAAATCT GCAAAGTGAAAGACTTTTGCATGCTCTGCATCCTGCAGGATCATCTATCACGCAGTCTGTGCGGCGGAAAAGCATTCAAACCTCTTCGGGTTTTACAGAATCTTCGCA ATATAGCCAAGAATCTGACTTGGGGCCAGCAAGAGGATGCTCATGAGTTCCTTCGCTATGTTGTTGACTCAATGCAGAAATCCTGTCTGTTTGGCACCAATGG GCTGGACACGTACAGTAAGGAAACTACCCTCGTATACCAGGTCTTTAGTGGTTACTTACGCAGCCAAGTTAAGTGTCTCCGGTGTATGCACGCCTCAAATACGTACGACCCCTTTCTCGACATCAGCGTTGACATAAAG GATGTCCATAGTTTGGAACAAGCACTTGTGAAGTTTGTCACGCCAGAAAAACTTGATGTGGAGAATGCATATAAATGTGAGAG ATGCAAGGTCAGGGTGCCAGCACACAAGCGATTCACCGTGCACAGAAATCCAAATGTTCTCACTATACACATGAAAAGATTTGACATGAGTCGTGCTCTCGGTTCCAAGATTTCTCGGCACATTCGCTTTCCTCTTGAGATAAACATTCGCCCATACATGAGTTCTGCTCAG GGAGGGCCCCTCTACTAtgtgctctatggagtgctaGTTCACTCAGGCTTTAGCTGCAACTCCGGCCACTACTACTCATATGTGAAGGCTCCCAATGGACAGTGGCACTGTATGAATGACTCGATG GTAACTGTGTCTTCTCTTACCACTGTGCTGGATTCAGAGGCTTATATACTCTTCTATGTACGATCTACCAAGGCTGCAGCAAAAGTGACAAAACCTCACACAATCACTCGTCCAG TTACACAGAATGGTTCAGGAGACCACCAAACAGTAAGAATTATTGGACCACAGCGCCCTAAAGTCGATGGCACATTTGCAGCAACTAAACATCCGAATGGAGTGAGCGACTCGACTGCTGCTGTTTATGACAGCCCTACAGCTTCATCCGACAAGGTCAACGGAGTGAAAGAAAAGCAGACAACTTCCATTGCTAGTTTGAAAGGCAAGAATATAACAAAAGTGGGTGTGCCAAGCCTTGTGCCTGCATACATGGAGCCCGGAGACTCGGATGAGGATTGTAGTCCAACCCTTCAG ATTTGTGAGGATAGTGCAGAGGTAGCGACAGCGGAGTCTAAAGAAAGTTCTGGATCAATGAGTAATGTTCAAGAAGCTGATAGTAGGGTTGTTTCACACAGATTTAAACCCCGCTCTGTGCTTAAAACTGCGCCTGGTTTGTTTGGCAGTACTGAAAAG ATGCCCAAGCTCAAAGATCCTGCTGCCAGTCACAGACTCAGACAGACAGTTTCGCCAGCGCCAGATGGAGGTGAAAATGTATGCGACAAATTATTAGACTCATCGGAAGTGTTTGTGGGTGATGCAGATGTTGGTGAGGTACCTGATCAGCATCCAcgctcaaacataaaaaagaaTACTGACTCTGCTACTTCTACCTCACTTTCCCATTTCAAATCGAGTCCAGATGTTTGTGATTCAAACAAAATATCAACATTGCAAAATGGAAATCTCAGCCAGTTGTCAGATAATAAACCTAGTCATAGCAGGAGTACTACGAGCACGTCAAAGAATAGTTTATCAACTAATAATTGTTCCTCGGAGAGAATTAGCAATAAGTCACAATGTTTTCAGTCACCTCAACAAGACTTGAAAACTGACAATTCGAAATGTTACACTGTATATGACTCACCTCATTCACCAAGGGCAAATGAGAGGCGCAGACTCTTACATAAAGATAGATATTCTACGTCAACATCCCCTAAACGACGCAAACACAGATCAAGGTCACCGCACAAATCTAAAAGATCTCATTCACCACATCGATATAGACAGTCTTCAAATAACTATAGACGGTCATCAGATAGAGATAAACAAAGGTTATCAGATGGAGATAAACAAAGGTCATCAAATCGAGATAAACAAAGGTCATCAAATCGAGATAAACAAAGGTCATCAAATCGAGATAAACAAAGGTCATCGGATAAATACCACAGGTCATCGGATAGATACCACAGGTCGTCGGATAGATACCGACAGTCATCGAATAGCTATCGACGATCATCAGATAGATCTCGACGATCATCAGATAGATCTCGACGGTCGTCAGATAGATCTCGACGGTCGGCAGATAGATCTCGAAGGTCGTCAGATAGACACCGGCGATCATCATATGGATATCGAAGGTCATCAGATATATACAGACAGTCATCAGTAAGTGACAGACCGTCATCAGAAAGTGACAGACGGTCACTGGAAAGGGAAAAACCATCGAGCCACAAATATCATCGATCATCAAGAAATTCTGGGCAGCCACAAGAAAAGTATAACGAATCAATGGAAAGACATGGGCGATCACCAATAAAGTATAAAGAAAGACAGTCAAGATCTCCCTTAAACTTCAGCCATTCACGAAGGTCAAGACATACTGAGAAACGATCATATTCTCGCTCTAGATCCCGTCACAAGACATATCCTTCAAGAAAGACTTATACTTCTCACCATCATTTGTCATCACTCAGAAATGGCCACTCGTTTTCAAGTCCATGCGACAAACAAAGCTACAGGAGTGGATGCTCCAGGTCAACGCACCGACACTCTTTGTCTATATCACCCTCATTTGACCGGTCTTCTAAGTGCTCCACCCAGTCACCATTGCAAAATGAAGGATCTCATCTTGAACCTACAATCTCTCCAACTGCTCAAAAGTCACATTTGTTTACCAAGGCAGAAACTTTAAAACTAGAGCAGAGGTGCATAGAAGGTGAAGAAAGGCAGCATTTTAGTAATGGTGAGCATTCGTACTCGTCTTTGAAATTTGAGTCGTTAACCAAGCAAAAGAAATCTAAGGCAGCTGTGCATGACTGTGACATGGGAAGCAACACTGCGCTTCATAACAAACTGAGGCAGCCTTCGTTTGGGGATGCTAACCAAGCTACTTGCAGTTCAAAAG CTCTCACCTCATCGTCAGAAATGAACCAGCAACTAACAAATAGAGAAAAATCATTTGAGAAAACGGATTCAAATCTTACTAATGGTTTAACG TGTTCGATGGACCTACAGCAGCCGTAA